Below is a genomic region from Citrobacter telavivensis.
GGCTGCATGTCAGTTACTCATTTAAGGAATATCAGAAATGAACAATTCACCCTTACTCAACCATTACCAGGTCTGGCTGGATGATTTTACCCGCGTCAGTCTGTTCCATGGTTTATGCCAGCAGCACATCTCGCAGTGGCACAGGCTGGCGATAACCGCCTGCCCGATGCCAGGCAGTAGCGTAACAGAAGTCGTCATTCCACAGTGTCTGCTGCCGGTCACCCGCACCGGTCGACTGGGATCATGTACTGCCGCCCCCGGTCTGACTAAACACACCGATTATGCCCTTCTGCCCGGTGTGCTGCTTAGCGAATGTTATCGACTGGGGAAAAGTCGGCTGGCAGACCAGTTACAGATGTTATTCCGGCTTAATGTACAGCCCGGTATGCGCCAAGCGCTGACCCTGCTGTGCTGGTGTGAGCTGGCAACAGGTAAGGATATGGAGGAATGGTATGCGCTGCATCTGCCACTGCCTGACACGCTGACGCAATGGTTGGCAGTAAAACAGCGGGCATACCGGGGACTGAAGACGCTGACTGACGGTTACATTCGTGCCACCCAGCCGATGTGAGGGACGGATAATGCTGATACCAAAATGCTATATTGCACAGCGTAAAACCGGTGAGATTTTCGCTGTCAGCCAACTGAATTCAGGCGATGAAGAGTGGTTCTGCCATCACTGCCAGTGCCCGTTGATTTTCCATCCCCCCACCATAACGTCACCGCCCTGGTTCGAACACGACATACTTCAGGGACAACCAGAAGCACTGCTGCAATGCCCCTATCTGGCCCCCGTCAATGGAAAGCCTTCAGCAGTGGCTAAGCTACAGCGCCTTCTGGCACAACTCCCACCGGTCATCACGACCACACAATGGCAATGTACCATGTGCGGCCTGTCATATGGCGGTGAGAAGTGCTGCCCTCAATGTAGAAAAGGGATATACAGTCGGGAGATACGAATTTAGCGATACGTACCAGGCAATCATGGGATTGATTGGTACACCAGAAAGTTATTATATGCGGGGATATAACTTCGGAGTAAAAATCAATCACTTTCCATCACCCTGCCACTGGTGCTGGTGGATTGAGCATTAGTACTCCACGACGGGTTGGTAATATTAATTGATTAACCAACTGATATATAAACAATACTACCCCAGCACCACACCCTATACGCTCACTCATACACGACAGCCTTAATGGCTGGTATCACCCTTTAAATCCTTAATCCCTTTAACAGCCCATTACGGGTAAGGCTTTGCCCTGCCCGTAATTCATTACCCAAGGAAAATTATATGTTTGACAATATCTGTCTCGATAGACGGCATGCACCATTCAACACTACTTACCTGCAGCGTATTCTACGCGTTATAGATAACGCGACTACAGAGCACGCACGCACGATGGCAGTTCGGGTAGATCTGCGTCTTCCTGACGATATTCCCACTAACCGGCAGGGTCTGATATCTCGATTCATTGAATCCCTTGATGCAAAGATTGCAGCGCGCTACAGAAGTAAGTTGAAGCAGGGTAAACGAACATATCCATGCCACCTTCGCGATGCCTGGGTTCGGGAGGTAGGTGAGATTAATCAGAAATCGCATTACCACATGGTGTTGTTCGTGAATAACGATACGTTCAATGGACTGGGGAGTTACAAAGAAGACGGGACGGGCCTGGCGTCTCTGATACGAGAGGCCTGGTTGAGTGCTTTACAGCTTAGTCACTGCCCAGAGCACTGGACGCTAGCCCGCTTTCCCGATAATCCACTTTATTACCTGGACGTTAATTCCGCTGGTTGCAACGAGGTTTATGATCAACTGACGTTTCGGTTAAGTTATTTTGCGAAAGAACGCACCAAAGATTACAGCAGGGAAGAACGGTCCTTTGGATGTAGCCAAAACTAATTGTTAATCAAAGAAAAATTGTTTTTAAAATCTTTACCCCGCTGACTTCTAACCACTTATATCGATTGGTGAGGCCTTGGAAACCTCCAAATAATACGCTATATTTCCATTTTTCCAGAAATATAGAAATGAAATGCAAGTGGAGCTTTCAAAAGCAGCAGATACCCTGAAAGAGCTGGGTCATCCCACGCGCCTTAGCGT
It encodes:
- a CDS encoding inovirus Gp2 family protein — its product is MFDNICLDRRHAPFNTTYLQRILRVIDNATTEHARTMAVRVDLRLPDDIPTNRQGLISRFIESLDAKIAARYRSKLKQGKRTYPCHLRDAWVREVGEINQKSHYHMVLFVNNDTFNGLGSYKEDGTGLASLIREAWLSALQLSHCPEHWTLARFPDNPLYYLDVNSAGCNEVYDQLTFRLSYFAKERTKDYSREERSFGCSQN
- a CDS encoding secretoglobin family protein, whose protein sequence is MNNSPLLNHYQVWLDDFTRVSLFHGLCQQHISQWHRLAITACPMPGSSVTEVVIPQCLLPVTRTGRLGSCTAAPGLTKHTDYALLPGVLLSECYRLGKSRLADQLQMLFRLNVQPGMRQALTLLCWCELATGKDMEEWYALHLPLPDTLTQWLAVKQRAYRGLKTLTDGYIRATQPM